The proteins below come from a single Triticum aestivum cultivar Chinese Spring chromosome 5D, IWGSC CS RefSeq v2.1, whole genome shotgun sequence genomic window:
- the LOC123119663 gene encoding probable inactive purple acid phosphatase 1 isoform X1 — MLLGTCSCAPWLRTTAVQDCESATSTPRFLLSMFAWSYASFCTSWSAVLPGSFRLLEEMRLWLVVIWLFVCAAALPGGEQPLSRIAIENTTLAIDDSVHIKASPLVLGLKGENSEWVEVEFFHPNPSDDDWIGVFSPANFSGAICDPENEWQQPPVLCTAPIKYQFAKFKNDGYNRSGKGNLKLQLINQREDFSFALFSGGLLKPKLIAVSNMVTFANPKAPVYPRLAQGKSWDEMTITWTSGYNIKEAVPFVEWGAKGGPRFLSPAGTLSFNRNSMCGAPARTVGWRHPGYIHTSFLKDLWPDSKYTYRLGHRLPNGTQVWSKIYSFKASPYPGQDSLQQIVIFGDMGKAEADGSNEFNDFQPGSLNTTNQIIRDLKNIDMVLHIGDICYANGYLSQWDQFTSQIEPIASTVPYMIGSGNHERDWPGTGSFYGNLDSGGECGVPAQTVFYTPAENRAKFWYATDYGMFRFCIANTEEDWRPGTEQYKFIEQCLSSVDRQKQPWLIFLAHRVLGYSSCTYYETEGTFEEPMGREALQELWQKYKVDLAFYGHVHNYERTCPVYQSQCVVDASDHYSGPFKATTHVVVGGAGASIADSAFTTSNIQWSHFRDFDFGFVKLTAFNQSSLLFEYKKSHDGNVYDHFTISRDYRDVLACSIDNCPRTTLAS, encoded by the exons ATGcttcttggcacatgttcatgcgcTCCATGGCTGCGAACAACCGCTGTCCAAGACTGTGAGAGTGCCACGTCCACGCCACGGTTCTTGCTCTCAATGTTTGCCTG GTCTTATGCTTCCTTCTGTACTTCTTGGAGTGCTGTCTTACCTGGGAGTTTCAGGCTTCTGGAGGAGATGAGGCTGTGGTTGGTGGTCATATGGTTGTTCGTTTGTGCGGCGGCTCTTCCGGGCGGCGAGCAGCCGCTGTCGAGGATCGCAATCGAGAATACGACCCTCGCCATCGATGACTCCGTACATATAAAGGCGTCCCCATTGGTTCTTGGGCTCAAG GGTGAGAACAGCGAGTGGGTAGAGGTAGAGTTCTTCCATCCAAATCCCTCTGATGACGACTGGATTGGCGTGTTTTCTCCTGCAAATTTCAG tgGTGCGATCTGCGATCCTGAAAATGAGTGGCAACAACCTCCGGTGCTATGCACAGCACCTATCAAG TACCAATTTGCAAAGTTCAAGAATGATGGATATAATAGGTCTGGGAAGGGAAACTTGAAGCTTCAATTGATCAACCAGAGGGAAGACTTCTCTTTTGCACTATTCTCCGGTGGTCTGTTGAAG CCCAAGCTCATTGCTGTCTCAAACATGGTCACCTTTGCAAACCCAAAGGCACCTGTCTACCCACGTTTGGCACAAGGGAAGTCTTGGGATGAA ATGACAATCACCTGGACAAGTGGATACAATATAAAAGAAGCAGTTCCTTTTGTTGAATGGGGTGCAAAAGGCGGGCCTCGGTTTCTTTCCCCAGCCGGAACATTATCATTCAACAGAAATAGCATGTGCG GAGCACCTGCTCGAACGGTTGGTTGGCGCCATCCAGGTTACATTCATACTAGTTTCTTGAAGGATCTGTGGCCAGACTCCAA GTATACCTACAGGCTTGGCCATAGGTTACCAAATGGTACCCAGGTCTGGAGCAAGATATATAGCTTTAAAGCATCACCTTATCCTGGACAGGATTCCTTGCAACAAATTGTCATATTTGGAGATATGGGAAAG GCAGAGGCAGATGGTTCCAATGAGTTCAATGACTTCCAACCTGGCTCACTGAACACTACTAACCAGATCATTAGAGACCTAAAAAACATTGACATGGTGCTTCACATTGGGGACATTTGCTACGCCAATGGCTACTTGTCTCAGTGGGATCAGTTCACCTCACAGATTGAACCAATTGCATCGACTGTACCATACATGATTGGCAG TGGTAACCATGAAAGAGACTGGCCCGGGACTGGATCTTTCTATGGAAATCTTGACTCAGGTGGAGAATGTGGTGTTCCTGCGCAAACTGTATTCTATACTCCTGCTGAGAACCGTGCAAAATTCTG GTATGCGACAGATTATGGCATGTTCAGGTTCTGCATTGCTAACACAGAAGAAGACTGGAGGCCAGGGACCGAGCAGTACAAGTTCATTGAGCAATGCCTGTCGTCCGTCGACAGGCAGAAGCAGCCCTGGCTCATCTTTCTGGCCCACCGTGTTCTTGGGTACTCATCCTGCACTTACTATGAGACAGAGGGCACATTCGAGGAACCGATGGGACGAGAAGCGCTGCAGGAGCTCTGGCAGAAGTACAAGGTTGATCTCGCCTTCTACGGTCATGTCCATAACTATGAAAGGACATGTCCAGTCTATCAG AGCCAATGCGTCGTTGATGCATCGGATCATTACAGTGGCCCGTTCAAGGCAACAACACATGTGGTTGTTGGTGGTGCTGGCGCTAGCATTGCAGATTCAGCATTCACCACATCAAATATCCAGTGGAGTCACTTCAGGGATTTCGACTTCGGGTTCGTCAAGCTCACGGCCTTCAACCAGTCATCCTTGCTGTTTGAGTACAAGAAAAGCCACGACGGCAACGTGTATGATCATTTCACAATCTCACGGGATTACAGAGATGTCCTGGCTTGCTCCATCGACAACTGCCCAAGGACTACGCTGGCTTCCTGA
- the LOC123119665 gene encoding uncharacterized protein: MAGDGDPDTYLKRTQAEILRLEHKRACIDQEAHSPAGSPALSSPETGVEEHAGKVSSSEPGCTSMDLANFETLTLNDTPHTLESADRVAMHADAVDGAVLDSTLAEPPAHEKQKPRREIPRKYWPPKYEGDIKFAEEQARKQAESIQERGHYISSKEELAQNGNRWMTEEAMVAFRRYIESEDDLKGVEYEFDELLHQCFNVEHYLKTCHHFTFTVKIKKHGSADWTSVMYFAEVRGIFMIKDYFCYPLDPDENGQCYVCQNQGMHELRHPSVGIFGCGKEDASFPYYCEESDSDEYHPKMEWSESDDDMS; this comes from the exons ATGGCCGGCGACGGCGATCCCGACACATACCTGAAGCGCACCCAGGCGGAGATCCTCCGTCTCGAGCACAAGCGCGCGTGCATTGACCAAGAGGCCCACAGTCCCGCCGGCTCTCCAGCACTCTCTTCGCCTGAAACTGG ggttgaggagcacgccggcaAGGTGAGCAGCAGTGAGCCTGGGTGTACAAGCATGGATCTGGCTAATTTTGAGACCCTGACGCTGAACGACACACCTCACACACTTGAATCAGCTGACAG GGTGGCAATGCATGCTGACGCAGTCGATGGTGCCGTTCTTGATTCCACACTTGCGGAGCCACCAGCGCACGAGAAACAAAAACCAAG GCGGGAGATACCACGAAAATATTGGCCACCCAAGTATGAAGGTGATATAAAATTTGCAGAAGAACAAGCTCGAAAACAAGCTGAATCAATTCAAGAACGAGGACATTATATTTCTTCTAAGGAAGAACTTGCTCAAAATGGGAATAGATGGATGACCGAGGAGGCGATGGTGGCTTTCAGAAGATACATCGAGAGTGAAGATGATCTTAAG GGAGTTGAGTATGAATTTGATGAACTTCTCCATCAATGTTTTAATGTGGAGCATTATTTAAAGACATGTCATCACTTCACCTTTACTGTCAAGATAAAGAAGCATGGCTCAGCCGATTGGACATCGGTGATGTACTTCGCTGAGGTCCGCGGAATATTTATGATAAAGGATTATTTCTGTTATCCTTTGGACCCGGATGAAAATG GTCAATGTTATGTATGTCAGAACCAAGGAATGCATGAGTTAAGGCACCCATCGGTAGGGATATTTGGCTGCGGCAAGGAAGATGCATCATTTCCCTACTATTGTGAGGAAAGTGACtctgatgaatatcatccaaaaatGGAATGgagtgaatctgatgatgatatgaGTTGA
- the LOC123119663 gene encoding probable inactive purple acid phosphatase 1 isoform X2 encodes MRLWLVVIWLFVCAAALPGGEQPLSRIAIENTTLAIDDSVHIKASPLVLGLKGENSEWVEVEFFHPNPSDDDWIGVFSPANFSGAICDPENEWQQPPVLCTAPIKYQFAKFKNDGYNRSGKGNLKLQLINQREDFSFALFSGGLLKPKLIAVSNMVTFANPKAPVYPRLAQGKSWDEMTITWTSGYNIKEAVPFVEWGAKGGPRFLSPAGTLSFNRNSMCGAPARTVGWRHPGYIHTSFLKDLWPDSKYTYRLGHRLPNGTQVWSKIYSFKASPYPGQDSLQQIVIFGDMGKAEADGSNEFNDFQPGSLNTTNQIIRDLKNIDMVLHIGDICYANGYLSQWDQFTSQIEPIASTVPYMIGSGNHERDWPGTGSFYGNLDSGGECGVPAQTVFYTPAENRAKFWYATDYGMFRFCIANTEEDWRPGTEQYKFIEQCLSSVDRQKQPWLIFLAHRVLGYSSCTYYETEGTFEEPMGREALQELWQKYKVDLAFYGHVHNYERTCPVYQSQCVVDASDHYSGPFKATTHVVVGGAGASIADSAFTTSNIQWSHFRDFDFGFVKLTAFNQSSLLFEYKKSHDGNVYDHFTISRDYRDVLACSIDNCPRTTLAS; translated from the exons ATGAGGCTGTGGTTGGTGGTCATATGGTTGTTCGTTTGTGCGGCGGCTCTTCCGGGCGGCGAGCAGCCGCTGTCGAGGATCGCAATCGAGAATACGACCCTCGCCATCGATGACTCCGTACATATAAAGGCGTCCCCATTGGTTCTTGGGCTCAAG GGTGAGAACAGCGAGTGGGTAGAGGTAGAGTTCTTCCATCCAAATCCCTCTGATGACGACTGGATTGGCGTGTTTTCTCCTGCAAATTTCAG tgGTGCGATCTGCGATCCTGAAAATGAGTGGCAACAACCTCCGGTGCTATGCACAGCACCTATCAAG TACCAATTTGCAAAGTTCAAGAATGATGGATATAATAGGTCTGGGAAGGGAAACTTGAAGCTTCAATTGATCAACCAGAGGGAAGACTTCTCTTTTGCACTATTCTCCGGTGGTCTGTTGAAG CCCAAGCTCATTGCTGTCTCAAACATGGTCACCTTTGCAAACCCAAAGGCACCTGTCTACCCACGTTTGGCACAAGGGAAGTCTTGGGATGAA ATGACAATCACCTGGACAAGTGGATACAATATAAAAGAAGCAGTTCCTTTTGTTGAATGGGGTGCAAAAGGCGGGCCTCGGTTTCTTTCCCCAGCCGGAACATTATCATTCAACAGAAATAGCATGTGCG GAGCACCTGCTCGAACGGTTGGTTGGCGCCATCCAGGTTACATTCATACTAGTTTCTTGAAGGATCTGTGGCCAGACTCCAA GTATACCTACAGGCTTGGCCATAGGTTACCAAATGGTACCCAGGTCTGGAGCAAGATATATAGCTTTAAAGCATCACCTTATCCTGGACAGGATTCCTTGCAACAAATTGTCATATTTGGAGATATGGGAAAG GCAGAGGCAGATGGTTCCAATGAGTTCAATGACTTCCAACCTGGCTCACTGAACACTACTAACCAGATCATTAGAGACCTAAAAAACATTGACATGGTGCTTCACATTGGGGACATTTGCTACGCCAATGGCTACTTGTCTCAGTGGGATCAGTTCACCTCACAGATTGAACCAATTGCATCGACTGTACCATACATGATTGGCAG TGGTAACCATGAAAGAGACTGGCCCGGGACTGGATCTTTCTATGGAAATCTTGACTCAGGTGGAGAATGTGGTGTTCCTGCGCAAACTGTATTCTATACTCCTGCTGAGAACCGTGCAAAATTCTG GTATGCGACAGATTATGGCATGTTCAGGTTCTGCATTGCTAACACAGAAGAAGACTGGAGGCCAGGGACCGAGCAGTACAAGTTCATTGAGCAATGCCTGTCGTCCGTCGACAGGCAGAAGCAGCCCTGGCTCATCTTTCTGGCCCACCGTGTTCTTGGGTACTCATCCTGCACTTACTATGAGACAGAGGGCACATTCGAGGAACCGATGGGACGAGAAGCGCTGCAGGAGCTCTGGCAGAAGTACAAGGTTGATCTCGCCTTCTACGGTCATGTCCATAACTATGAAAGGACATGTCCAGTCTATCAG AGCCAATGCGTCGTTGATGCATCGGATCATTACAGTGGCCCGTTCAAGGCAACAACACATGTGGTTGTTGGTGGTGCTGGCGCTAGCATTGCAGATTCAGCATTCACCACATCAAATATCCAGTGGAGTCACTTCAGGGATTTCGACTTCGGGTTCGTCAAGCTCACGGCCTTCAACCAGTCATCCTTGCTGTTTGAGTACAAGAAAAGCCACGACGGCAACGTGTATGATCATTTCACAATCTCACGGGATTACAGAGATGTCCTGGCTTGCTCCATCGACAACTGCCCAAGGACTACGCTGGCTTCCTGA